The sequence TCTGTCGTCATAGTCCTGCTGTCTTCAATCTTCGAAGCAATCGTACTATCGATTACGCTAGGGAGAGATGCTTATGACTGGAAGGCGGCTTGCGTATCAGTGGTCGACTTCCTAATCCGCGAATATCCATTGCACTGGTTGCTCCCATTGCTGTTTTGGATCGATATGATGGATTGGTTCTGGCGACATCGGCTATGGACGTTGCCAATGTCCCATTGGAGCGGCTGGCTTGCATGCTTTGTTGGGCAAGAGTTCTTCTATTATTGGTATCACCGCATGGCGCACCGAGTGCGATGGTTCTGGTGTACCCATGCTGTTCACCATTCTCCCAATCAGCTCAATTTGTCGGCAGCATACCGTTTTGGATGGACCGGGCGTCTTACGGGCTCGTTACTATTCTTCATGCTTGCCCCGTTGCTCGGCATGCCACCGCGTATTGTCTTGATGTTGTTGTCGCTCAATCTCTTATATCAGTTCTGGATTCACGCAACCTGGATTCCACGCCTTGGACCGTTGGAGTGGCTGCTTAACACCCCGTCGGCTCATCGCGTACACCATGCGTCGAATCTAGAATATCTAGACGGAAATTACGGCGGCGTGCTGATTATTTTTGATCGCCTCTTTGGTACGTACATCAGCGAGAGAGCCGATGTACCGTGTCACTTCGGATTAGTAACGCCTGTAAAAACTTACAATCTGCTCGCCATCGAATTCGACGAATGGAGAAAGTTGGCTCATGATCTGAAAATGGCGCGATCAGCAGGAGAAGGTTTGACCTACTTACTGAAGCCACCGGGTTGGCGACATGATGGAAATGGGGAAACGACCGAAGACCTTAGGCGGAAGTCTGTATTGAGAAATACGCGATAGTCTTTAAAATCCGGCCACTTTTACGGTGTTAGGACGACTGTAATAGTGTCAGGGTGAGATTTGGTTGTAACCTAGATGGATATTTATCCGAAAAAGCCGGCAGGTCACCAGACAGTGCCGCACAAAAAAAGCCCGCATTTACGCGGGCTTTCAGGCATTTTCTACTTTTGAGTACTAGCGAGTGCTAGACCTCAGATCATTCCCACTCAATTATCAATTAATAGAAAACACCCAATGTTTAATTGACTCTACCTTACACATCGCCATCAAATACCATGAAAAATACCATACCGAAAAATATCGGCAGCTAATGCGGCACACCCCCCCGATCTATTGCGGTGATTGCAGCGGCAGGATTTGTACGTTATATACCTATCAGGCTGAAGTAGCGGATCACTCTATAGGCGCAGTGTCGGTAGGCACTTCCGCCTATTGTCGGCTACGCCTGAACTGCTCCAGCGCCCGCTGCACTGCCTCTTCTGGTATTTGAGGAATGATGTTAACGGGTAAGACGACCTCGCAGTCGACCGGCT comes from Collimonas pratensis and encodes:
- a CDS encoding sterol desaturase family protein is translated as MSVLSTILKFSVVIVLLSSIFEAIVLSITLGRDAYDWKAACVSVVDFLIREYPLHWLLPLLFWIDMMDWFWRHRLWTLPMSHWSGWLACFVGQEFFYYWYHRMAHRVRWFWCTHAVHHSPNQLNLSAAYRFGWTGRLTGSLLFFMLAPLLGMPPRIVLMLLSLNLLYQFWIHATWIPRLGPLEWLLNTPSAHRVHHASNLEYLDGNYGGVLIIFDRLFGTYISERADVPCHFGLVTPVKTYNLLAIEFDEWRKLAHDLKMARSAGEGLTYLLKPPGWRHDGNGETTEDLRRKSVLRNTR